A window from Salvelinus fontinalis isolate EN_2023a chromosome 8, ASM2944872v1, whole genome shotgun sequence encodes these proteins:
- the LOC129860639 gene encoding zinc finger protein 64-like, producing the protein MTSFNGGGGNHVLVEVSPDIHICGFCKQQYNNFEVFLAHKQNGCHIPSSNISASNSAPTLTDSSTEFFEETYQTCVMRGVKKILTKAPKTPSKKIKPALTSKRRSCCFSGCSFKTQYGQKDMERHLKTHTGEKPFECELCQKRFSRRDKLNMHLRSHTGEKPHKCKYCPYAAADSSSLKKHLRIHYDERPFKCQICPYASRNSSQLTVHLRSHTGDAPFQCTQCEAKFKINSDLKRHIRIHSGEKPYKCDFCEYRCAMKGNLKSHVQIKHGTSNSFPCPDCDFQCTNKTALRQHSREHQPTQPIQCSKCIYSCSSKGALKVHERIHSEERPFKCDFCSFATKQRSNLVIHKKKCHADKPEKGAVVGGKGGKASVGNGEDPAKPVSSRYRAKLDATRAFRCDLCEASFVREDSLRSHRKQHRESGSEPTLSLTLQPITSQPSSVTVSPLSRQDSHTTQLPLHHVPLAPLAPYSSAQLKIIVSHPLGQEGSFHPLQAGVGVDIGQHQHHTKGSSAVLLSPESQDIVVNSMIQQVNLSLTPMQHIGGPTEGAGLEPGTVLLTHLSSEDSSNPLHQALLQTAITSQISSAAHSTQAFITTCSDLEGFNALIQEGGTEVTVVTEGGNHSNLVATATSMFPLPDMMCSEGGPSEDLAKQAHVTVVHGVGDNSLTTCEEDSSLIVPSISLGSQGVVIHSLPLVVTAQNQPVLEQLSVSTQNLYSVSDTHNMDGLQD; encoded by the exons ATGACATCATTCAACGGAGGGG GAGGGAACCATGTACTTGTGGAAGTGAGCCCAGATATCCACATCTGTGGCTTCTGTAAGCAGCAGTACAATAACTTTGAGGTCTTTCTGGCCCACAAGCAAAATGGCTGCCATATACCTTCCTCTAACATATCAGCATCTAACTCCGCACCCACTCTTACGG ATTCCAGCACAGAGTTTTTTGAGGAAACCTACCAGACATGTGTTATGAGAGGTGTCAAAAAGATCCTGACCAAAGCCCCAAAAACACCTTCCAAAAAAATAAAACCTGCCCTGACTTCAAAGAGACGCAGCTGCTGTTTCTCAG GTTGCTCTTTCAAGACACAGTACGGTCAAAAAGACATGGAGCGGCATCTCAAAACGCATACTG GTGAGAAGCCGTTTGAATGTGAGCTGTGCCAAAAGCGGTTCAGCCGGAGGGACAAGCTGAACATGCACCTCCGATCCCACACGGGAGAGAAGCCTCACAAGTGCAAGTACTGTCCCTACGCTGCGGCCGACAGCAGCAGTCTGAAGAAACACCTCCGTATCCACTATGACGAGAGGCCCTTCAAGTGCCAGATCTGCCCCTACGCCAGCCGCAACTCCAGCCAGCTCACCGTGCACCTCCGCTCACACACTG GGGATGCACCTTTCCAGTGCACTCAGTGTGAAGCAAAGTTCAAGATCAACTCTGACCTGAAGAGGCACATCCGCATCCACTCGGGTGAGAAGCCTTATAAGTGTGACTTCTGTGAGTACCGCTGTGCCATGAAGGGCAACCTGAAATCCCACGTCCAGATAAAACACGGCACGTCCAACTCTTTTCCCTGCCCTGACTGTGACTTCCAGTGCACCAATAAGACAGCCCTGCGTCAGCACTCGCGAGAGCACCAGCCCACTCAACCCATCCAGTGCTCCAAGTGCATCTACTCTTGCTCCAGCAAGGGGGCGCTCAAGGTCCATGAGCGGATCCACTCTGAAGAGCGACCCTTCAAATGTGACTTCTGCAGTTTCGCCACCAAGCAGCGCAGCAACCTGGTTATCCACAAGAAGAAGTGCCATGCGGACAAACCTGAGAAGGGGGCAGTTGTTGGTGGGAAAGGAGGCAAAGCCAGTGTTGGTAACGGAGAGGACCCTGCCAAGCCTGTGAGCTCCCGGTACCGGGCCAAGCTGGATGCGACACGGGCCTTCCGCTGTGACCTGTGCGAGGCGTCATTTGTGAGGGAGGACTCTCTGCGCAGCCACAGGAAGCAGCACCGGGAATCAGGATCTGAGCCGACTCTTTCCTTGACGCTCCAGCCCATTACCTCCCAGCCCAGTAGTGTGACTGTGAGCCCTTTATCCAGGCAGGACAGCCACACCACCCAGCTCCCCCTCCACCATGTCCCCCTAGCTCCCCTGGCCCCCTACAGCAGTGCCCAGCTTAAGATCATAGTATCCCACCCTTTGGGTCAGGAGGGCTCCTTCCATCCCCTGCAGGCTGGGGTGGGTGTGGACATTGGGCAGCACCAGCATCACACCAAGGGTTCTTCCGCCGTCCTCCTGAGCCCAGAGAGTCAGGACATCGTGGTCAACTCCATGATCCAGCAGGTCAACCTGAGCCTCACGCCCATGCAGCATATAGGAGGTCCAACAGAGGGCGCTGGTCTGGAGCCTGGGACGGTCCTGCTGACACACCTCTCCTCAGAGGACAGCAGTAACCCTCTGCACCAGGCCCTACTGCAGACAGCCATTACCTCCCAGATCTCTTCAGCAGCCCACAGCACACAGGCCTTCATCACCACCTGCTCAGACCTGGAGGGCTTTAACGCTCTTATCCAGGAGGGGGGCACCGAGGTTACTGTGGTGACGGAGGGAGGGAACCACAGTAACCTAGTCGCCACGGCCACCTCCATGTTCCCGCTCCCGGACATGATGTGTAGCGAAGGTGGCCCTTCGGAAGACTTGGCCAAGCAGGCACATGTAACAGTGGTGCACGGGGTTGGGGACAATAGCCTTACCACCTGTGAGGAGGACAGTAGTCTCATTGTCCCTAGCATCAGTTTAGGCAGCCAGGGAGTGGTCATCCACAGCTTGCCTCTGGTGGTGACTGCCCAGAACCAGCCTGTTCTAGAACAACTCTCAGTCTCTACACAGAACCTCTATTCAGTGTCGGACACACACAACATGGACGGCCTCCAAGACTGA